A single Caretta caretta isolate rCarCar2 chromosome 2, rCarCar1.hap1, whole genome shotgun sequence DNA region contains:
- the CNDP2 gene encoding cytosolic non-specific dipeptidase isoform X1, with product MAAALILSRGCRSLVRGGLRPRRWRPAPLRLVSFQQLHCDKKMSVLERLFQHIDEHQDLYVQRLAQWVAIQSVSAWPEKRDEIKRMMEVAAKDIERLGGTTQLMNIGTQKLPDGSEIPLPPIILGKLGSDPQKKTVCVYGHLDVQPAALDDGWDSEPFTLVERDGKLYGRGSTDDKGPVLAWLNALEAYQQTKQEIPVNIKFCLEGMEESGSEGLDELIFAQKDTFFKDVDYVCISDNYWLGKKKPCITYGLRGICYFFIEVECSDKDLHSGVYGGSVHEAMTDLIALMGSLLDKRGEILIPGINEAVVPVTDEELELYQKIDFDLKEYAKDVGATKLLHDTKKDILMHRWRYPSLSLHGIEGAFSASGAKTVIPRKVTGKFSIRLVPDMTPADVANQVQDYLTKKFAELQSPNKFKVYMGHGGKPWVSDFNHPHYMAGRRAMRTVFGVEPDLTREGGSIPVTLTFQEATGKNVMLLPVGAADDGAHSQNEKLNRYNYIQGVKLLGAYLYEVSQLRD from the exons ATGGCCGCGGCGCTGATTCTGTCCCGCGGCTGCCGGTCGCTGGTGCGTGGCGGCCTGCGGCCTCGCAGATGGAGACCTGCCCCGCTCCGCTTGGTG AGTTTTCAACAACTTCATTGTGATAAGAAAATGTCTGTCCTTGAAAGACTTTTTCAGCACATTGATGAACACCAGGATCTCTATGTTCAG CGGCTGGCCCAATGGGTGGCAATCCAGAGTGTGTCGGCATGGCCCGAGAAGAGGGATGAAATCAAACGAATGATGGAAGTTGCTGCCAAGGACATCGAGCGGCTGGGTGGCACAACTCAACTGATGAATATTGGCACCCAAAAG CTCCCTGATGGATCAGAGATCCCACTGCCTCCAATTATTCTCGGCAAACTTGGCTCAGATCCACAAAAGAAAACAGTGTGTGTTTATGGGCATCTGGATGTCCAACCTGCAGCCCTGGACGATGGCTGGGACAGTGAACCCTTCACCTTGGTAGAAAGAGATG GAAAACTGTACGGGCGAGGGTCAACAGATGACAAAGGTCCAGTGCTTGCCTGGCTGAATGCCCTAGAAGCTTATCAACAAACTAAACAG GAAATCCCAGTGAACATCAAGTTCTGTCTGGAAGGCATGGAGGAGTCTGGCTCTGAAGGCCTAGATGAACTGATTTTTGCTCAAAAAGACACTTTCTTCAAAGATGTGGACTATGTTTGCATCTCTGACAACTACTGGCTAGGCAAGAAGAAGCCCTGTATTACATATGGCCTCAGGGGAATCTGCTACTTTTTCATAGAG GTGGAATGCAGTGACAAAGACCTTCACTCTGGAGTTTATGGCGGCTCAGTACATGAGGCCATGACCGATCTCATTGCTCTGATGG GCTCTCTGCTGGATAAGAGGGGGGAAATCCTCATTCCTGGCATTAATGAAGCAGTGGTGCCAGTCACTGATGAGGAGCTGGAGTTGTATCAGAAGATTGACTTTGACCTGAAGGAATATGCAAAAGATGTGGGAGCAACGAAACTACTGCATGACACAAAG AAAGATATCCTAATGCACAGGTGGAGATACCCATCCTTATCTCTCCACGGAATTGAAGGAGCCTTCTCTGCATCAGGAGCCAAGACTGTGATTCCAAGGAAAGTAACTGGCAAATTCTCAATCAGGCTAGTGCCAGACATGACTCCAGCAGATGTTGCCAACCAG GTTCAGGATTACCTCACCAAGAAATTTGCTGAGCTGCAAAGTCCCAATAAGTTCAAAGTATACATGGGCCATGGTGGAAAACCTTGGGTGTCAGACTTCAATCATCCCCACTATATGGCTGGCAGAAGAGCAATGAGGACAG TTTTTGGAGTTGAGCCAGACTTGACGAGAGAGGGAGGAAGTATTCCTGTCACTCTCACCTTCCAAGAGGCAACAGGCAAAAACGTAATGCTGCTTCCTGTTGGAGCTGCAGATGATGGTGCCCATTCTCAAAATGAGAAACTGAACAG GTATAACTACATCCAGGGAGTGAAGCTGCTTGGCGCATACCTATATGAGGTATCACAACTAAGGGACTGA
- the CNDP2 gene encoding cytosolic non-specific dipeptidase isoform X2, translated as MSVLERLFQHIDEHQDLYVQRLAQWVAIQSVSAWPEKRDEIKRMMEVAAKDIERLGGTTQLMNIGTQKLPDGSEIPLPPIILGKLGSDPQKKTVCVYGHLDVQPAALDDGWDSEPFTLVERDGKLYGRGSTDDKGPVLAWLNALEAYQQTKQEIPVNIKFCLEGMEESGSEGLDELIFAQKDTFFKDVDYVCISDNYWLGKKKPCITYGLRGICYFFIEVECSDKDLHSGVYGGSVHEAMTDLIALMGSLLDKRGEILIPGINEAVVPVTDEELELYQKIDFDLKEYAKDVGATKLLHDTKKDILMHRWRYPSLSLHGIEGAFSASGAKTVIPRKVTGKFSIRLVPDMTPADVANQVQDYLTKKFAELQSPNKFKVYMGHGGKPWVSDFNHPHYMAGRRAMRTVFGVEPDLTREGGSIPVTLTFQEATGKNVMLLPVGAADDGAHSQNEKLNRYNYIQGVKLLGAYLYEVSQLRD; from the exons ATGTCTGTCCTTGAAAGACTTTTTCAGCACATTGATGAACACCAGGATCTCTATGTTCAG CGGCTGGCCCAATGGGTGGCAATCCAGAGTGTGTCGGCATGGCCCGAGAAGAGGGATGAAATCAAACGAATGATGGAAGTTGCTGCCAAGGACATCGAGCGGCTGGGTGGCACAACTCAACTGATGAATATTGGCACCCAAAAG CTCCCTGATGGATCAGAGATCCCACTGCCTCCAATTATTCTCGGCAAACTTGGCTCAGATCCACAAAAGAAAACAGTGTGTGTTTATGGGCATCTGGATGTCCAACCTGCAGCCCTGGACGATGGCTGGGACAGTGAACCCTTCACCTTGGTAGAAAGAGATG GAAAACTGTACGGGCGAGGGTCAACAGATGACAAAGGTCCAGTGCTTGCCTGGCTGAATGCCCTAGAAGCTTATCAACAAACTAAACAG GAAATCCCAGTGAACATCAAGTTCTGTCTGGAAGGCATGGAGGAGTCTGGCTCTGAAGGCCTAGATGAACTGATTTTTGCTCAAAAAGACACTTTCTTCAAAGATGTGGACTATGTTTGCATCTCTGACAACTACTGGCTAGGCAAGAAGAAGCCCTGTATTACATATGGCCTCAGGGGAATCTGCTACTTTTTCATAGAG GTGGAATGCAGTGACAAAGACCTTCACTCTGGAGTTTATGGCGGCTCAGTACATGAGGCCATGACCGATCTCATTGCTCTGATGG GCTCTCTGCTGGATAAGAGGGGGGAAATCCTCATTCCTGGCATTAATGAAGCAGTGGTGCCAGTCACTGATGAGGAGCTGGAGTTGTATCAGAAGATTGACTTTGACCTGAAGGAATATGCAAAAGATGTGGGAGCAACGAAACTACTGCATGACACAAAG AAAGATATCCTAATGCACAGGTGGAGATACCCATCCTTATCTCTCCACGGAATTGAAGGAGCCTTCTCTGCATCAGGAGCCAAGACTGTGATTCCAAGGAAAGTAACTGGCAAATTCTCAATCAGGCTAGTGCCAGACATGACTCCAGCAGATGTTGCCAACCAG GTTCAGGATTACCTCACCAAGAAATTTGCTGAGCTGCAAAGTCCCAATAAGTTCAAAGTATACATGGGCCATGGTGGAAAACCTTGGGTGTCAGACTTCAATCATCCCCACTATATGGCTGGCAGAAGAGCAATGAGGACAG TTTTTGGAGTTGAGCCAGACTTGACGAGAGAGGGAGGAAGTATTCCTGTCACTCTCACCTTCCAAGAGGCAACAGGCAAAAACGTAATGCTGCTTCCTGTTGGAGCTGCAGATGATGGTGCCCATTCTCAAAATGAGAAACTGAACAG GTATAACTACATCCAGGGAGTGAAGCTGCTTGGCGCATACCTATATGAGGTATCACAACTAAGGGACTGA